A genome region from Geodermatophilus bullaregiensis includes the following:
- the leuS gene encoding leucine--tRNA ligase, whose protein sequence is MSQTVSRPTTEPADEGVPPHRYTPALAQRIELEWQDRWAREGTFHTPNPTGRLAEGFERVADRPKSFIMDMFPYPSGAGLHVGHPLGYLGTDVTSRFRRMDGDNVLHPMGYDAFGLPAEQYAVQTGQHPRVTTEANIAAIRAQLRRLGVDHDERRTFATIDPGYYRWTQWIFLKIFGAWFDEAAGRARPVEELVAELDAGTREPAPGTNPSGVPWAELSDVDKRKVVDAHRLAYRHEAPVNWCPGLGTVLSNEEVTPDGRSERGNFPVFRRPLTQWMMRITAYAERLLADLDRLDWSDSVKQMQRNWIGRSTGARIRFAAGNETIEVFTTRPDTLFGATYVVLAPEHPLVETLTTAAWPSGTDPRWTGGAATPGEAVREYQRQASRRSELDRQDAGREKTGVWLGVTAVNPVNGRQLPVFIADYVLTGYGTGAIMAVPGEDTRDWEFAAAFGLPVVRTVQPPADWDGGAWTGAGEMINSSNDEVSLDGLDKATAIATITDWLVRDGSGEATTTYKLRDWLFSRQRYWGEPFPIVYDADGLPRAVPESLLPVLLPEVDDYSPKTFADDDAESAPEPPLSRVAEWTTVELDLGDGLRPYRRETNTMPNWAGSCWYHLRYLDPADDAQMVDPELERYWLGPRSPGDVGGVDLYVGGMEHAVLHLLYARFWHKVLHDLGYVSSEEPFRRLVNQGYISAYAYTDARGFYVPAADVVEEDGRFLYEGRPVNREYGKIGKSLKNMVTPDEMIGAYGADTFRVYEMSTGPLEQSRPWDTKAVVGSQRLLQRIWRVVVDEETGAVRASDDVAPDEDTLRALHRAIAGVRDGMTTLRFNIAIARVTELTNALTATYGAERPVPRSVAEPLVLMVAPLAPHLGEELWARLGHADSLAWAPFPVADERWLVEDTVQVAVQVNGKVRAQVTVPADADATALEEAARAEEKVAAQLAGKTVRRVVAVPGRLVNFVVG, encoded by the coding sequence ATGAGCCAGACGGTGAGCCGGCCCACCACCGAGCCGGCCGACGAGGGTGTCCCGCCGCACCGTTACACGCCGGCGCTCGCCCAGCGGATCGAGCTGGAGTGGCAGGACCGGTGGGCGCGGGAGGGGACGTTCCACACGCCCAACCCGACGGGCCGGCTGGCGGAGGGCTTCGAGCGGGTCGCCGACCGGCCCAAGTCCTTCATCATGGACATGTTCCCGTACCCCTCGGGCGCGGGCCTGCACGTCGGCCACCCGCTGGGCTACCTGGGCACCGACGTCACCAGCCGGTTCCGCCGGATGGACGGCGACAACGTGCTGCACCCGATGGGCTACGACGCCTTCGGGCTGCCCGCCGAGCAGTACGCCGTCCAGACGGGACAGCACCCGCGGGTCACCACCGAGGCCAACATCGCCGCCATCCGGGCGCAGCTGCGCCGGCTGGGTGTCGACCACGACGAGCGCCGGACCTTCGCGACGATCGACCCGGGCTACTACCGGTGGACCCAGTGGATCTTCCTGAAGATCTTCGGGGCCTGGTTCGACGAGGCGGCCGGGCGGGCCCGCCCGGTCGAGGAGCTGGTGGCCGAGCTGGACGCCGGGACCCGCGAGCCCGCACCGGGCACCAACCCCTCGGGGGTGCCATGGGCGGAGCTGTCCGACGTCGACAAGCGGAAGGTCGTCGACGCTCACCGGCTGGCCTACCGGCACGAGGCACCGGTGAACTGGTGCCCGGGCCTGGGCACGGTGCTGTCCAACGAGGAGGTCACCCCCGACGGCCGTTCCGAGCGGGGCAACTTCCCGGTGTTCCGGCGCCCGCTGACCCAGTGGATGATGCGGATCACCGCCTACGCCGAGCGGCTGCTGGCCGACCTGGACCGGCTGGACTGGTCGGACTCGGTCAAGCAGATGCAGCGCAACTGGATCGGCCGCTCCACCGGTGCGCGCATCCGGTTCGCCGCCGGGAACGAGACCATCGAGGTCTTCACCACCCGGCCCGACACGCTGTTCGGCGCCACCTACGTGGTGCTGGCACCCGAGCACCCCCTGGTCGAGACGCTGACCACCGCCGCGTGGCCCTCGGGCACCGACCCCCGCTGGACCGGCGGCGCGGCCACCCCGGGCGAGGCGGTGCGGGAGTACCAGCGGCAGGCCTCCCGCCGCTCGGAGCTGGACCGCCAGGACGCCGGTCGCGAGAAGACCGGCGTCTGGCTGGGCGTCACCGCCGTCAACCCGGTCAACGGCCGCCAGCTGCCGGTGTTCATCGCCGACTACGTGCTGACCGGCTACGGCACCGGGGCGATCATGGCGGTGCCCGGCGAGGACACCCGCGACTGGGAGTTCGCCGCGGCGTTCGGGCTGCCCGTCGTCCGGACGGTGCAGCCGCCGGCCGACTGGGACGGCGGCGCCTGGACCGGCGCCGGCGAGATGATCAACTCGTCGAACGACGAGGTGTCGCTGGACGGCCTGGACAAGGCGACCGCCATCGCCACGATCACCGACTGGCTGGTGCGCGACGGCTCCGGTGAGGCCACGACCACGTACAAGCTGCGCGACTGGCTGTTCAGCCGGCAGCGCTACTGGGGCGAGCCGTTCCCCATCGTCTACGACGCCGACGGCCTGCCGCGCGCGGTGCCCGAGTCGCTGCTGCCGGTGCTGCTGCCCGAGGTCGACGACTACTCGCCCAAGACCTTCGCCGACGACGACGCCGAGTCCGCTCCGGAGCCGCCGCTGTCGCGGGTGGCCGAGTGGACGACGGTCGAGCTGGACCTGGGTGACGGGCTCAGGCCCTACCGCCGCGAGACCAACACGATGCCCAACTGGGCCGGCTCGTGCTGGTACCACCTGCGCTACCTGGACCCCGCCGACGACGCGCAGATGGTCGACCCGGAGCTGGAGCGCTACTGGCTGGGCCCGCGCTCGCCGGGCGACGTCGGCGGCGTGGACCTCTACGTCGGTGGCATGGAGCACGCCGTCCTGCACCTGCTGTACGCCCGCTTCTGGCACAAGGTGTTGCACGACCTGGGCTACGTCTCCAGCGAGGAGCCGTTCCGCCGGTTGGTCAACCAGGGCTACATCTCGGCCTACGCCTACACCGACGCGCGCGGTTTCTACGTCCCCGCCGCCGACGTGGTCGAGGAGGACGGGCGGTTCCTCTACGAGGGCAGGCCGGTCAACCGCGAGTACGGCAAGATCGGGAAGAGCCTGAAGAACATGGTCACGCCCGACGAGATGATCGGGGCCTACGGGGCCGACACCTTCCGGGTCTACGAGATGTCGACCGGTCCGCTGGAGCAGTCGCGGCCGTGGGACACCAAGGCCGTCGTCGGCTCGCAGCGGCTGCTGCAGCGGATCTGGCGGGTCGTCGTCGACGAGGAGACCGGCGCGGTGCGGGCGTCCGACGACGTCGCGCCGGACGAGGACACGCTGCGGGCGCTGCACCGGGCGATCGCCGGGGTCCGCGACGGCATGACGACGCTGCGGTTCAACATCGCCATCGCCCGGGTGACCGAGCTGACCAACGCGCTGACCGCGACCTATGGCGCCGAGCGGCCCGTGCCGCGGTCGGTGGCCGAGCCGCTGGTGCTGATGGTGGCTCCGCTGGCCCCGCACCTGGGCGAGGAGCTGTGGGCGCGGCTCGGGCACGCCGACTCGCTGGCCTGGGCGCCGTTCCCGGTCGCCGACGAGCGCTGGCTGGTCGAGGACACCGTGCAGGTCGCCGTGCAGGTCAACGGCAAGGTGCGGGCGCAGGTGACCGTGCCGGCCGATGCCGATGCCACGGCGCTGGAGGAGGCGGCACGGGCCGAGGAGAAGGTGGCTGCGCAGCTGGCCGGCAAGACGGTGCGGCGCGTCGTCGCCGTCCCTGGGCGGCTGGTCAACTTCGTCGTCGGGTGA
- a CDS encoding putative bifunctional diguanylate cyclase/phosphodiesterase → MTLALFTTGVGSRPDGAAWASAYDLVLYNAVYVGGAVVCVLAAVRHAAERLAWASLALALLLSVGGNLAWTLVLAPMGEPPYPSVADAFWIAYFLPLYVALIGLIRTRVGRFHTSMWLDGGIGALGATAVAVALLLEPALRLTEGDLATVVTNLAYPLADVVLLALLVAVSAILGVRRDHTLLLVGGGILVNLAGDIVYLDLATTGVYVEGGPLDLTWLGAVVMMAVAAHRSDRGTPPARDTDTQVGWRVLAVPMVCNLASLAVLGIGWGDQMSPWAAWCAIGCVLAGVGRTTVTFREVRALNEVRLEARTDELTGLPNRRALLEAARAVVAEATTARPAALLLLDLDGFKEVNDSLGHGAGDELLCQVGPRLAPALRPGDLLARLGGDEFAVLLPATDLVTAADRAGVVDELLRQPFPVEGIRLHVGVSIGVSTAPVPADDVQELLRCADVAMYAAKTDRSGVQVYVPDPGSGSSERLRTMEELRTALVEGELDVHLQPQVSMDDGRVVGCEALLRWNHPTRGLLSPAVVLPAAEQAGLLRPLTDVVLDRSLDAVARWWDTHRVPVSVNLAAANVADLDLPAKVAAKLAQRGLPPEALTLELVEDTLMSDPERGRTVLGQLRRLGVRTSIDDYGTGYSSLAYLRHLPADELKLDRSLTADVARDERAAAIVRHTAALAHDLGLSLVAEGVEDLATGRRLADLGCDVAQGYGIARPMPLAAFLGWLAGERTERLRTPV, encoded by the coding sequence GTGACCCTCGCACTGTTCACCACCGGGGTGGGGTCCCGCCCGGACGGCGCGGCGTGGGCGTCGGCCTACGACCTCGTCCTCTACAACGCCGTCTACGTGGGCGGCGCGGTGGTGTGCGTCCTCGCCGCGGTCCGGCACGCCGCCGAGCGCCTCGCCTGGGCGAGCCTGGCCCTCGCCCTGCTGCTGAGCGTGGGCGGCAACCTCGCCTGGACCCTCGTCCTCGCCCCGATGGGCGAGCCGCCCTACCCCTCGGTCGCGGACGCCTTCTGGATCGCCTACTTCCTGCCGCTCTACGTCGCGCTCATCGGCCTGATCCGCACCCGGGTGGGGCGCTTCCACACGAGCATGTGGCTCGACGGGGGCATCGGCGCCCTCGGCGCCACCGCCGTGGCCGTCGCCCTGCTGCTCGAGCCCGCCCTGCGCCTGACCGAGGGCGACCTCGCCACGGTCGTGACCAACCTGGCCTACCCGCTCGCCGACGTCGTCCTGCTCGCGCTGCTCGTGGCGGTGTCGGCCATCCTCGGTGTCCGCCGCGACCACACGCTGCTGCTGGTCGGCGGCGGCATCCTGGTCAACCTGGCCGGCGACATCGTCTACCTCGACCTGGCCACCACGGGCGTCTACGTCGAGGGCGGTCCCCTCGACCTCACCTGGCTGGGCGCCGTCGTGATGATGGCCGTGGCGGCGCACCGCAGCGACCGCGGGACGCCGCCGGCACGGGACACCGACACCCAGGTCGGCTGGCGCGTGCTGGCCGTCCCCATGGTCTGCAACCTCGCCAGCCTCGCCGTCCTGGGCATCGGCTGGGGCGACCAGATGTCGCCCTGGGCGGCCTGGTGCGCGATCGGCTGCGTCCTGGCCGGTGTCGGGCGGACCACCGTCACCTTCCGCGAGGTGCGGGCCCTCAACGAGGTCCGGCTGGAGGCGCGCACCGACGAGCTGACCGGCCTGCCCAACCGCCGGGCCCTGCTCGAGGCCGCCCGCGCCGTCGTCGCCGAGGCCACCACGGCCCGCCCGGCCGCCCTGCTGCTGCTCGACCTCGACGGCTTCAAGGAGGTCAACGACAGCCTCGGTCACGGCGCCGGCGACGAGCTGCTCTGCCAGGTGGGCCCGCGGCTGGCCCCGGCGCTGCGTCCCGGCGACCTGCTCGCCCGCCTGGGCGGGGACGAGTTCGCCGTCCTGCTGCCCGCGACCGACCTGGTGACCGCGGCGGACCGGGCCGGCGTCGTCGACGAGCTGCTGCGCCAGCCCTTCCCCGTCGAGGGCATCCGGCTGCACGTGGGCGTCAGCATCGGCGTCTCGACCGCGCCCGTCCCCGCCGACGACGTCCAGGAGCTGCTGCGCTGCGCCGACGTGGCGATGTACGCGGCCAAGACCGACCGCAGCGGCGTGCAGGTGTACGTGCCCGACCCGGGCAGCGGCTCCTCAGAGCGGCTGCGGACGATGGAGGAGCTGCGCACCGCCCTGGTCGAGGGCGAGCTCGACGTCCACCTGCAGCCGCAGGTCTCGATGGACGACGGGCGGGTCGTCGGCTGCGAGGCGCTGCTGCGCTGGAACCACCCCACCCGCGGGCTGCTCAGCCCCGCCGTCGTGCTGCCCGCCGCCGAGCAGGCCGGGCTGCTGCGCCCGCTGACCGACGTCGTCCTCGATCGCTCCCTCGACGCGGTCGCGCGGTGGTGGGACACGCACCGGGTGCCGGTCTCGGTCAACCTGGCCGCGGCCAACGTCGCCGACCTCGACCTGCCGGCCAAGGTGGCCGCGAAGCTCGCCCAGCGGGGCCTGCCGCCGGAGGCCCTGACCCTGGAGCTGGTCGAGGACACCCTCATGTCCGACCCCGAGCGCGGCCGCACCGTGCTCGGCCAGCTGCGCCGGCTCGGCGTGCGGACGTCGATCGACGACTACGGCACCGGCTACAGCTCGCTGGCCTACCTGCGGCACCTGCCGGCCGACGAGCTCAAGCTCGACCGCAGCCTCACCGCCGACGTCGCCCGCGACGAGCGGGCCGCGGCGATCGTGCGGCACACCGCGGCCCTCGCCCACGACCTGGGCCTGAGCCTGGTCGCCGAGGGCGTGGAGGACCTGGCCACCGGCCGCCGGCTGGCCGACCTCGGCTGCGACGTCGCCCAGGGGTACGGCATCGCCCGGCCCATGCCGCTCGCGGCCTTCCTGGGCTGGCTGGCCGGTGAGCGCACCGAGCGGCTCCGCACCCCGGTGTGA
- the lipA gene encoding lipoyl synthase, with protein sequence MSETVTTSSSEPSTIGPAGRKLLRLEVRNSQVPIERKPEWIKTRLKTGPEYTELKSLVRREGLHTVCEEAGCPNIYECWEDREATFLIGGDQCTRRCDFCQIDTGKPADFDADEPRRVAESVATMQLRYATVTGVARDDLPDGGAWLYAETVRQIHAAVPGCGVELLIPDFNADPAQLAEVFSSRPEVLAHNVETVPRIFKRIRPGFRFERSLAVITAAREAGLVTKSNLILGMGEEPHEVVETMRALHEAGCDLLTITQYLRPSPRHHPVVRWVKPDEFVGFQQQAEEIGFPGVLAGPLVRSSYRAGRLYQQAVEARGLTRSI encoded by the coding sequence GTGAGCGAGACGGTGACGACCAGCAGCTCCGAGCCGTCGACGATCGGCCCCGCGGGCCGCAAGCTGCTGCGCCTGGAGGTGCGCAACAGCCAGGTCCCGATCGAGCGCAAGCCGGAGTGGATCAAGACCCGGCTCAAGACCGGCCCGGAGTACACCGAGCTGAAGTCGCTGGTCCGCCGTGAGGGCCTGCACACCGTCTGCGAAGAGGCCGGCTGCCCCAACATCTACGAGTGCTGGGAGGACCGGGAGGCCACCTTCCTCATCGGTGGCGACCAGTGCACCCGGCGCTGCGACTTCTGCCAGATCGACACCGGCAAGCCCGCCGACTTCGACGCCGACGAGCCGCGCCGGGTCGCCGAGAGCGTGGCCACCATGCAGCTGCGCTACGCCACCGTCACCGGCGTCGCGCGCGACGACCTGCCCGACGGCGGCGCGTGGCTCTACGCCGAGACCGTGCGGCAGATCCACGCCGCCGTCCCCGGCTGCGGCGTCGAGCTGCTCATCCCCGACTTCAACGCCGACCCGGCGCAGCTGGCCGAGGTGTTCTCCTCCCGGCCGGAGGTCCTGGCGCACAACGTCGAGACGGTGCCGCGGATCTTCAAGCGGATCCGGCCCGGCTTCCGCTTCGAGCGCTCGCTGGCCGTGATCACCGCCGCCCGCGAGGCCGGCCTGGTCACCAAGTCCAACCTCATCCTGGGCATGGGCGAGGAGCCGCACGAGGTCGTCGAGACCATGCGGGCCCTGCACGAGGCCGGCTGCGACCTGCTGACCATCACCCAGTACCTGCGGCCCTCGCCGCGGCACCACCCCGTCGTCCGCTGGGTCAAGCCCGACGAGTTCGTCGGCTTCCAGCAGCAGGCCGAGGAGATCGGCTTCCCCGGCGTGCTCGCCGGACCGCTGGTGCGCAGCTCCTACCGGGCCGGCCGGCTCTACCAGCAGGCCGTCGAGGCCCGCGGGCTGACCCGCTCGATCTGA
- a CDS encoding DUF4191 domain-containing protein, whose amino-acid sequence MARSKPTDSPAPTGKAGRGPGTAGRGRSSGTAAGATASGATASGATAAGGPGKTGKAGKTGKAGKTKLGKDGQPKVGRLRKIGNQARMIKQAYSLTRKNDPKLPWLMLIVFVAVAGVVELLAVLFGAPFLFIPIAIVLGVLAAMIVFGRRAQGSAYRQVEGQPGAAAWVLEGMRGDWRVSAGVAGTTQLDAVHRVLGRPGIILVGEGSPARVRGLIAQEKKKIARVVGDTPIYDVIVGDEEGQVPLRKLSAHVMKLPRNLSAAEVNSLGRRMAALGGPKMPVPGGPMPGGRQMTVSSRQVRRR is encoded by the coding sequence ATGGCACGCAGCAAGCCCACAGACTCCCCCGCCCCCACCGGCAAGGCCGGACGGGGTCCCGGCACCGCAGGGCGCGGGCGGTCCTCGGGGACTGCGGCCGGTGCGACGGCCTCGGGCGCGACGGCCTCGGGCGCGACGGCCGCGGGCGGCCCGGGCAAGACGGGCAAGGCGGGTAAGACGGGCAAGGCGGGTAAGACCAAGCTCGGCAAGGACGGGCAGCCGAAGGTCGGCCGGCTCAGGAAGATCGGCAACCAGGCCCGCATGATCAAGCAGGCCTACTCGCTGACGCGCAAGAACGACCCCAAGCTGCCCTGGCTGATGCTCATCGTCTTCGTGGCGGTGGCCGGCGTCGTGGAGCTGCTGGCCGTCCTCTTCGGCGCCCCGTTCCTCTTCATCCCGATCGCGATCGTCCTCGGGGTGCTGGCCGCGATGATCGTCTTCGGCCGGCGGGCGCAGGGCTCGGCCTACCGGCAGGTCGAGGGGCAGCCCGGCGCGGCGGCCTGGGTGTTGGAGGGCATGCGCGGCGACTGGCGGGTCTCCGCGGGCGTCGCCGGCACCACCCAGCTCGACGCCGTCCACCGGGTGCTCGGCCGGCCCGGGATCATCCTCGTCGGGGAGGGCTCCCCCGCCCGGGTCCGCGGCCTGATCGCGCAGGAGAAGAAGAAGATCGCCCGCGTGGTCGGCGACACCCCGATCTACGACGTCATCGTCGGCGACGAGGAGGGGCAGGTGCCCCTGCGCAAGCTCAGCGCGCACGTGATGAAGCTGCCGCGCAACCTGTCCGCCGCGGAGGTCAACAGCCTCGGCCGGCGGATGGCCGCTCTCGGCGGTCCCAAGATGCCCGTCCCGGGCGGCCCGATGCCGGGCGGGCGGCAGATGACGGTCAGCTCGCGGCAGGTCCGCCGCCGCTGA
- a CDS encoding GNAT family N-acetyltransferase — translation MLPTAREFAAGPRTMVVRRERPADHAAVAALHRAAFGPPDGESDVVEARLVGELREDAGFLPHLSLVATDGDDVIGHLIATRGWLEPLGAAALGLGPLGVRPETQGRGVGTVLVHALLAVAEAAGEHLVALLGSPGYYGRFGFVRSTDLGVAPPDPAWGVHFQARRLAGPEQRGTFRYADPFARL, via the coding sequence GTGCTCCCCACCGCTCGCGAGTTCGCGGCCGGTCCCCGCACGATGGTCGTCCGGCGGGAGCGGCCGGCCGACCACGCGGCCGTCGCCGCCCTGCACCGTGCCGCGTTCGGGCCGCCCGACGGGGAATCGGACGTCGTCGAGGCGCGGCTGGTCGGTGAGCTGCGCGAGGACGCCGGGTTCCTGCCGCACCTGTCCCTGGTCGCCACCGACGGCGACGACGTCATCGGCCACCTCATCGCCACCCGCGGGTGGCTCGAGCCGCTCGGCGCCGCGGCGCTCGGGCTCGGGCCGCTCGGCGTGCGCCCCGAGACGCAGGGCCGGGGCGTCGGGACCGTGCTGGTGCACGCCCTGCTCGCCGTCGCCGAGGCGGCCGGCGAGCACCTGGTGGCGCTGCTGGGGTCGCCCGGCTACTACGGGCGCTTCGGCTTCGTCCGCTCGACCGACCTGGGCGTCGCCCCGCCCGACCCGGCGTGGGGTGTGCACTTCCAGGCCCGCCGGCTGGCCGGCCCGGAGCAGCGCGGCACGTTCCGCTACGCCGACCCCTTCGCCCGGCTGTAG
- a CDS encoding RDD family protein: MVRDAQPPSQERRRGASLGLPSDGAGSLAPFSTRVGAFLVDAVLCAVVAGLFTAPSLPGNWSLLSFAVVTVVFLVVAGQTPGMRLLGLRLAHPSPGARLAPWRAVVRTGLLMLLVPALVVDADGRGLHDRLTDTAVVRDR, from the coding sequence ATGGTCAGGGACGCGCAGCCACCCTCTCAGGAGCGCAGGCGGGGCGCCTCCCTGGGCCTCCCGTCCGACGGGGCCGGGTCGCTGGCGCCCTTCAGCACCCGGGTCGGGGCCTTCCTCGTCGACGCGGTCCTCTGCGCGGTGGTGGCCGGCCTGTTCACCGCGCCGAGCCTGCCGGGCAACTGGAGCCTGCTGTCCTTCGCCGTCGTCACGGTGGTGTTCCTCGTCGTGGCCGGGCAGACGCCGGGCATGCGCCTGCTCGGGCTGCGGCTGGCCCACCCGAGCCCGGGCGCACGGCTCGCCCCGTGGCGTGCCGTCGTCCGCACCGGACTGCTGATGCTGCTCGTGCCGGCGCTCGTCGTCGATGCGGACGGTCGTGGGCTGCACGACCGGCTCACCGACACCGCCGTCGTCCGCGACCGCTGA
- the glnA gene encoding type I glutamate--ammonia ligase: MFTSPDEVAAYIRDNDVEYVDVRFCDLPGVMQHFTIPASTFGEDTFSDGLGFDGSSIRGFQAINESDMLLLPDANSAFLDPFRRHKTLNVNFFIHDPITREAYSRDPRNVAKKAEAYLASSGIADTAYFGPEAEFYVFDSVRHSTGINEGYYHIDAVEGSWNSGALTGENGGPNLGYKTRPKGGYFPVEPYDHQSDLRSTMMSNLTRAGLELERGHHEVGTGGQAEINYKFDTLLRSADSLMLFKYIIKNTAWAEGKSATFMPKPLFGDNGSGMHCHQSLWKDGEPLFHAETGYAGLSDTARHYIGGLLAHAPSLLAFTNPTVNSYHRLVPGYEAPINLVYSARNRSACCRIPISGDSPKAKRIEFRVPDPSANPYLAFSAMLMAGLDGIKNKIEPPAPVDKDLYELPPEEALGIEKVPASLDAVLDRLEVDHEYLVDGGVFTPDLIETWIEYKREFEIDPIRLRPHPHEFAMYYDI; the protein is encoded by the coding sequence ATGTTCACCAGTCCCGACGAGGTCGCCGCCTACATCCGCGACAACGACGTCGAGTACGTCGACGTCCGCTTCTGCGACCTGCCCGGCGTCATGCAGCACTTCACGATCCCCGCGTCGACCTTCGGCGAGGACACGTTCTCCGACGGTCTCGGCTTCGACGGCTCCTCGATCCGCGGTTTCCAGGCGATCAACGAGTCGGACATGCTGCTGCTGCCGGACGCCAACAGCGCGTTCCTCGACCCGTTCCGCCGGCACAAGACGCTCAACGTCAACTTCTTCATCCACGACCCGATCACCCGCGAGGCCTACAGCCGGGACCCGCGGAACGTGGCGAAGAAGGCCGAGGCGTACCTGGCCAGCAGCGGCATCGCCGACACCGCCTACTTCGGCCCCGAGGCGGAGTTCTACGTCTTCGACTCGGTGCGGCACTCGACCGGCATCAACGAGGGCTACTACCACATCGACGCGGTCGAGGGCTCCTGGAACTCCGGGGCGCTGACCGGCGAGAACGGCGGCCCCAACCTCGGGTACAAGACCCGGCCCAAGGGCGGCTACTTCCCGGTCGAGCCCTACGACCACCAGAGCGACCTGCGCTCGACGATGATGAGCAACCTGACCCGGGCCGGGCTGGAGCTCGAGCGCGGTCACCACGAGGTCGGCACCGGCGGCCAGGCCGAGATCAACTACAAGTTCGACACGCTGCTGCGGTCGGCCGACAGCCTGATGCTGTTCAAGTACATCATCAAGAACACCGCCTGGGCCGAGGGCAAGTCCGCGACGTTCATGCCCAAGCCGCTGTTCGGCGACAACGGCTCCGGCATGCACTGCCACCAGTCGCTGTGGAAGGACGGCGAGCCGCTCTTCCACGCCGAGACCGGCTACGCGGGGCTGTCCGACACCGCCCGCCACTACATCGGCGGCCTGCTGGCCCACGCGCCGTCGCTGCTGGCCTTCACCAACCCGACGGTCAACAGCTACCACCGCCTGGTGCCCGGCTACGAGGCGCCGATCAACCTCGTCTACTCCGCGCGCAACCGCTCGGCCTGCTGCCGCATCCCGATCTCCGGCGACAGCCCCAAGGCCAAGCGCATCGAGTTCCGCGTGCCCGACCCGTCGGCCAACCCCTACCTCGCCTTCTCGGCGATGCTCATGGCCGGCCTCGACGGCATCAAGAACAAGATCGAGCCGCCGGCGCCGGTCGACAAGGACCTCTACGAGCTGCCGCCCGAGGAGGCCCTGGGCATCGAGAAGGTGCCCGCGTCGCTGGACGCCGTCCTCGACCGGCTCGAGGTCGACCACGAGTACCTCGTCGACGGCGGGGTGTTCACCCCCGACCTGATCGAGACGTGGATCGAGTACAAGCGGGAGTTCGAGATCGACCCGATCCGCCTCCGCCCGCACCCGCACGAGTTCGCGATGTACTACGACATCTGA
- a CDS encoding IclR family transcriptional regulator, with translation MSGRAIEAGRSVLSRAVAVVGAFDEAHRELTATEVAERAGLPLSTTHRLLAELVGHGLLRRRVDRYGIGHRLWSLGQLAPVQTGLRDVAAPFLQDIHTTTRATVHLAVRDGTSALYLDRVSGHTSLRIVSKPGSQLPLHATGAGKVLLAHAPADVRDRVLGDLPRMTRYTVTHAGRLRDQLRRVREQGYATTSEEMTLGMCSVAVPVVRGAGPGTPGGGTSPEVVAAVGVVVSTVGRSRPRLVAVLQVAARGIGRQLDSAGPPTRWG, from the coding sequence GTGTCCGGTCGTGCGATCGAAGCGGGCCGTTCGGTCCTGTCGCGAGCGGTGGCGGTGGTGGGCGCCTTCGACGAGGCGCACCGAGAGCTCACCGCGACCGAGGTCGCCGAGCGTGCCGGGCTGCCGCTGTCCACGACGCACCGCCTACTGGCGGAACTGGTCGGTCACGGGCTCCTGAGGCGGCGCGTCGACCGTTACGGCATCGGCCACCGGCTGTGGTCGTTGGGACAGCTCGCCCCGGTCCAGACCGGTCTCCGCGACGTCGCCGCACCGTTCCTGCAGGACATCCACACGACCACCCGTGCCACGGTGCACCTCGCGGTCCGCGACGGGACGTCAGCGCTGTATCTCGACCGCGTGTCGGGTCACACCTCGCTGCGGATCGTCAGCAAGCCGGGCAGCCAGCTGCCCCTCCACGCCACCGGCGCGGGCAAGGTCCTGCTGGCCCACGCGCCGGCCGACGTGCGCGACCGAGTCCTCGGCGACCTCCCGCGGATGACCCGCTACACCGTGACGCACGCCGGCCGGCTCCGCGACCAGCTGCGCCGGGTGCGCGAGCAGGGGTACGCGACGACGTCGGAGGAGATGACGCTCGGCATGTGCTCGGTGGCGGTTCCCGTGGTCCGGGGAGCGGGCCCGGGCACCCCGGGTGGCGGGACGTCCCCCGAGGTCGTCGCCGCGGTCGGCGTGGTGGTGTCGACGGTCGGCCGTTCCCGCCCGCGCCTCGTCGCCGTGCTGCAGGTCGCCGCCCGAGGCATCGGCCGCCAACTGGACTCCGCCGGTCCCCCCACCCGATGGGGCTGA
- a CDS encoding ester cyclase codes for MNGGFERTKALVQGLEQAMNTRQLDLLDEVLAPDFVRHCEATPDVDVRTLEQFKDFLRQNTQSFPDNVQIFRHVVAEGDMAGIWATYEGTQTGRLGPFPPSGKKAEFSFGGVLRVENGKIAELWVTWDNTTVLSQLGHLPAPPSEQGSA; via the coding sequence GTGAACGGTGGCTTCGAGCGGACCAAGGCACTGGTCCAGGGTCTGGAGCAGGCCATGAACACGCGTCAGCTGGACCTCCTCGACGAGGTACTCGCCCCGGACTTCGTGCGCCATTGTGAGGCGACTCCGGATGTCGACGTCAGGACCCTGGAGCAGTTCAAGGACTTCCTCAGACAGAACACGCAGTCCTTTCCGGACAACGTCCAGATCTTCAGGCACGTCGTTGCAGAGGGGGACATGGCAGGCATCTGGGCGACCTACGAGGGCACCCAGACGGGACGACTCGGCCCGTTCCCGCCTTCAGGGAAGAAGGCGGAGTTCAGCTTCGGGGGTGTCCTGCGGGTGGAGAACGGCAAGATCGCCGAGTTGTGGGTGACGTGGGACAACACGACGGTCCTGAGTCAGCTCGGGCACCTTCCTGCCCCACCGAGTGAGCAGGGGTCTGCCTAG